The following proteins are co-located in the Gordonia polyisoprenivorans genome:
- a CDS encoding carboxylesterase/lipase family protein, giving the protein MTRADVHAPVVSIAGGALSGSTTDGISAFLGIPYAAPPVGPDAFAAPKPAPSWDGVRDATAYGPTAPQAPYPAPIAALLDNVIVDGDDYLNLNVWTPDPGGAGLPVMVWIHGGAFTRGSNRITMYAGDTFARDGVVCVGINYRLGTPGFASVAGAPENRGLLDQIAALRWVRENISAFGGDPDNITVFGESAGAMSVASLLSSPRADGLFGRAIMESGNGNAAADPADARKVTDRLAALLRVDATADALGQVSGDELLKAQTQVALELMLAPDPQVWGESIVKVGLGIMSQFPVIDGDVLTARPVDAIAAGAGASVPLLAGWNADEFRFFMVATGGASAVTEEGAAAMLGSTDGGAEFLRDRLDAGVSAGDALSEALSRAAFSGPTTTLAEVRGSAQGDRASTHLYEFGYESPQGDIRAGHAVEIPFVFDHLDEAHALVGPEPDQKIADDMHATWVRFATSGDPGWSPYGTGGEIHRFA; this is encoded by the coding sequence ATGACCCGCGCTGATGTTCACGCCCCCGTCGTCTCGATCGCCGGCGGCGCACTCTCCGGCAGCACCACCGATGGGATCTCCGCATTCCTCGGAATCCCTTACGCCGCACCGCCGGTCGGGCCCGATGCGTTTGCCGCACCCAAGCCTGCACCGTCGTGGGACGGGGTTCGGGATGCCACCGCCTACGGCCCGACCGCACCACAGGCGCCGTACCCCGCGCCAATCGCCGCACTGCTCGACAACGTCATCGTCGATGGCGACGACTACCTGAACCTGAACGTCTGGACCCCGGATCCGGGCGGCGCCGGGCTGCCGGTGATGGTGTGGATTCATGGGGGTGCTTTCACCCGTGGTTCCAACCGGATCACGATGTACGCCGGGGACACCTTCGCCCGCGACGGCGTCGTCTGCGTCGGCATCAATTATCGGCTCGGCACACCGGGATTCGCCTCGGTCGCGGGCGCTCCGGAGAACCGCGGACTGCTCGATCAGATCGCCGCGCTGCGTTGGGTGCGGGAGAACATCTCCGCATTCGGCGGCGACCCCGACAACATCACCGTCTTCGGCGAGTCCGCCGGCGCCATGAGCGTCGCCTCGCTGCTGTCCTCGCCGCGCGCGGACGGATTGTTCGGACGGGCGATCATGGAGAGCGGCAACGGCAATGCGGCCGCCGACCCCGCCGACGCGCGCAAGGTCACCGACCGGCTCGCGGCGCTGCTGCGCGTGGACGCCACCGCCGACGCACTCGGTCAGGTCTCCGGCGACGAGCTGCTCAAGGCGCAGACCCAGGTTGCACTCGAACTCATGCTGGCCCCCGATCCGCAGGTGTGGGGCGAGTCGATCGTGAAGGTCGGCCTCGGCATCATGTCGCAGTTCCCGGTGATCGACGGCGACGTGCTCACCGCCCGGCCGGTCGACGCCATCGCGGCCGGGGCCGGCGCCTCGGTGCCGTTGCTGGCCGGCTGGAACGCCGACGAGTTCCGGTTTTTCATGGTGGCCACCGGTGGGGCGTCGGCGGTCACGGAGGAGGGGGCGGCGGCGATGCTCGGCTCGACCGACGGTGGTGCCGAGTTCCTGCGGGACCGCCTCGACGCGGGCGTCAGCGCCGGCGACGCGCTGAGCGAGGCCCTGAGCCGGGCCGCGTTCTCCGGCCCGACCACCACTCTCGCCGAGGTGCGCGGCAGTGCTCAGGGAGACCGGGCCTCCACCCATCTCTACGAGTTCGGATACGAGAGCCCGCAAGGTGACATCCGCGCCGGGCACGCGGTCGAGATCCCGTTCGTCTTCGATCACCTCGACGAGGCGCACGCGCTCGTCGGCCCCGAACCCGACCAGAAGATCGCCGACGACATGCACGCCACGTGGGTGCGGTTCGCCACCTCGGGCGATCCCGGATGGTCGCCGTACGGTACGGGCGGCGAGATCCACCGTTTCGCCTGA